CCGGCTCCAGCCGCGCGTCCCGCATGGCCTCGGCGGCAGCCGCCAGCCCCAGTTGCGCGGAGCGATCCAGGCCGCGGTCCGCACGATCGACCAGCGACTCGAACCCGGCCGGCACACAGGCTGCCAGCATGCCCGGCAACCAGCGCGTCACCGATTCGGGCGCAGGGCCGATCGCGGAGCGGCCCTGCAGCCAGTTGCCGAAGGACTCCTGCGCCGTCAGCCCGGACGGGGTCACCATGCCGACGCCGGAGACGACCACTTCGCGCATGTCGGGCCGTCTCAGGCCGACGCGTCCGGCGCAGGACCTGCAGGGAAATCGGGAACGAGGCCGCGATGCCTTGCGCGCACGGCTGCCTCCAGGTCGGCCACGACTTCATCGAGCGTCATGTCCGCGTAGCGCATCGGCTCCTCGATCTGGAAGCCGTATCGGTCCTCGACCTCGAACAGCATTTCCACCAGTCCGAGCGAATCGAGGCCCAGTTCTTTCATCCTGGCATGCGGGTCCGCCAGCTTCTGCTCGTCCAGTCCGGGTTGCTGGAGCAGGAAGTCGTGAATCAGGTCACGTAGCATGGGCAGGCAAGGAAACGCGAGGCGAGAATGAAAAAATGTCCTAGGACCTGGCTGTCGGCGCGGATCGGCAGGCGACTATCGTAACGCCTGTGCCGTGACCGGGGGCTCCGTTTTCGCGGACCGCCTTTGTCAGAATTCAACCCGCCCGGGAAACACCCAAACCAGCAGCGCCGTCATCACCAGGTAGCGCAGGAACTTGCCGATCGCCATCCAGCCCAGGCAGGGCCAGAACGGCATCTTCAGCCAGCCGGCGACCGCGCACAGCGGGTCGCCAATCACCGGCAGCCACGACAGCAGGCAGGCGATCGGACCGAGCCGGCGCAGCCAGTCGAGCGCACGCAGGTGCGTGGCCGAATGCCGGTACTTGTCGACCACTTGGTGCGCGGCGTAGCCCATCCACCAGTCGAGCGCGCCGCCGAGCGTGTTGCCCAGCGTGGCCACCAGCACTGCGGGCCAGTACAGCTCGGGGTTGAGCTTGACCAGGCCGAACACGGCCGGCTCGGAGCCGAGCGGGATCAGCGTGGCCGACACGAACGAGATCACGAACACCGCGCCCAGGCCGAACTGCGGCAGCGCCAGCAAGGTGAGCAACTGTTCGATCCAGCCCGGCATGGTGGCCGCGAGTATAGGCAGGCCGGGTTTGATCGATCGGCGCCGGCGGATGCGGCGACTAGAATGAAAGCCTTCCCCCGCGCCGCACTCCCGACTGCCATGAAACTTGGACCGTTTGCCCTGGCGAACCCGGTGTTCGTCGCGCCGATGGCCGGCGTGACCGACCGGCCGTTCCGGCGCCTGTGCAAGCAGCTCGGCGCAGGCTATGCGGTCAGCGAGATGGTGACTTCGCGCCGCGAGCTGTGGGATTCGCTGAAGACCTCGCGCCGCGCCGACCATGCCGGCGAACCGGGTCCGATCGCGGTGCAGATCGCCGGCACCGACGCGGCGATGATGGCCGAGGCGGCGGCCTACAACATCGATCGCGGCGCGCAGATCATCGACATCAACATGGGCTGCCCGGCGAAGAAGGTCTGCAGCAAATGGGCCGGCTCGGCGCTGATGCAGGACGAACCGCTGGCGCTCGCGATCGCCGAGGCGGTGGTCGCGGTGTGCGCGCCGCAAGGCGTGCCGGTCACGCTGAAGATGCGCACCGGCTGGTCCGCCGCGCACCGCAACGCGCCGCGCCTCGCGCGCGACTTCGAGCGCGCCGGCGTGCAGATGCTCGCGGTGCACGGGCGTACCCGCGAGCAGGGCTATTCCGGCCAGGCCGAGTACCAAACGATTGCGGAAGTCAAGGCCGCGGTGCGCATTCCGGTGGTGGCGAACGGCGACATCAGGGCGCCGGAGCAGGCGCGAGACGTGCTGCTTGCTACCGGCGCCGACGCGGTGATGATCGGCCGCGCGGCGCAGGGCCGACCCTGGATCTTCCGCGAGGTCGCGCATTTCCTCGTGACCGGCGAGCACCTGGCGCCGCCGCTGGTGGCCGAGGTGCGGCGCGTGCTGCAGGATCACCTGCAGGATCACTACGCGCTGTACGGCGAGGCGACCGGCGTGCGCAGCGCGCGCAAGCACATCGGCTGGTACGTGCGCGCGCTGCCCGGCGGCGAGGCGTTTCGCGCCCGAATGAACCGGATCGAAGGCTGCGCCGAGCAGGCGGCGGCGGTCGCGGCGTTCTTCGACGAACTCGGCGCCGCTGGCGACCGATTGCCCGACGGCATGACCTGGGCGGCGCGCCGGCAACAACAAGAACCGCGAGGGGAACGGATCGATGAGCAGGAAGCACATTGAGGAGACGGTGCGCACCAGCCTGGAGGGCTACTTCAGGGATCTGCGCGGCGCCGAGCCGGGCGGGCTGTACGAGATGATGGTCAAGGTCGTCGAGCGCCCGCTGCTCGAGGTGGTGATGCGCGAGGCCGACCAGAACCAGTCGCGCGCGGCCGAATGGCTGGGGCTGAACCGCAACACGCTGCGCAAGAAGCTGCTCGAACACAAGTTGTTGAAGTGACCCCCAGCCTTCGCGCACTGCGTGTCGCTCCGTCAACCCCCTGCGAGGGGGCACCGCCAGCGGCCGGGCCAAGCCCGCTCCGCGGCGGTCGCTGGAACGGCCTGCTCCGCGGCCTCTTGTACCCGTTTCATGCGCTTTTCTGTCAATGAACGCACTGATCTCCGTTTCCGACAAGACCGGCATCGTCGAATTCGCCCGTGCGCTGCACGAGCTCGGCGTTGCGTTGATCTCGACCGGCGGCACCGCGAAGCTGCTGCACGAGCAGGGGCTGCCGGTGACCGAAGTCGCGCAGCTCACGCAGTTTCCCGAAATGCTCGACGGCCGCGTCAAGACGCTGCACCCCGCGGTGCACGGCGGCCTGCTCGCGCGCCGCGGCCTGCCCGAGCACATGGCGGCGCTGCAGCGGCACGGCATCGCGACGATAGACCTGCTGGTGGTCAACCTCTATCCATTCGAGGCCACGGTGGCCAAGCCCGGCTGCACGCTGGCGGAGGCGATCGAGAACATCGACATCGGCGGTCCGGCGATGGTGCGCAGCGCGGCGAAGAACTGGCAGGACGTGGCGGTGCTGACGGACGCCGGCCAGTACGCCGCGGCACTCGACGAGCTTAAGCGCCACGGCAGCTTGAGCGAGAAGACGAAGTTCACGCTCGCGGTGGCCGCGTTCAACCGCGTCAGCAACTACGACGCGGCGATCAGCGATTACCTGTCTGCTATTGATTTCGAAGCTAACAATGCAGATTCCACGCCGGCTAGGTCGCTATTTCCTTCACAAAGCAACGGCCGGTTCGTGAAACTGCAGGATCTGCGCTACGGCGAGAATCCGCACCAGCAGGCCGCGTTCTACCGCGACCTGTATCCGGCGCCCGGCTCGCTGGTGACCGCGCGCCAGCTGCAGGGCAAGGCGCTCAGCTACAACAACATCGCCGACGCCGACGCCGCCTGGGAATGCGTGAAGAGCTTCGATCCGCGCAGCGACGGCGCGGCCTGCGTGATCGTCAAGCACGCGAATCCCTGTGGCGCGGCGCTCGGCCGGGACGCGTTGCAGGCGTACCGCAAGGCGTTCCAGACCGACCCGACCTCGGCGTTCGGCGGCATCATCGCGTTCAACTGCCCGGTCGACAAAGCCACGGCCGAGGCCGTGCGCGAGCAGTTCGTCGAGGTGCTGATGGCGCCCGGCTACAGCCCGGACGCGCTGGCGCTGTTTCAGGCGACCAAGGCGAAGCAGAACGTGCGTATTCTCGAGATCGCGCTGCCGCCGGGCGGGAAAACGGATTGGGACAACGGCCGCAATGCGATCGACGCGAAGCGCATCGGCTCGGGCCTGCTGCTGCAGACCGCGGACAACCACGAGTTGGGCCTGTCCGAACTGAAGGTCGTCACGCGCAAGGAGCCGACACCCGAGCAGTTGGAGGACCTGTTGTTCGCCTGGAAGGTCGCGAAGTTCGTGAAGAGCAACGCGATCGTGTTCTGCCGGGACCGGATGACGCTGGGCGTCGGCGCGGGGCAGACGAGCCGGGTCGATTCGGCGCGTATCGCCGGCATCAAGGCCGACAGCGCGGGCCTGACTCTTTCCGGCAGCGCGGTCGCGAGCGACGCGTACTTCCCGTTCCGCGACGGGCTCGACCTGGTCGCCGAGGCCGGCGCGAACTGCGTGATCCAGCCCGGCGGCTCGATGCGCGATGCCGAAGTGATCGCCGCGGCCGACGAGCGCGGCATCGCGATGGTGTTCACCGGCGTGCGGCATTTCCGGCACTGAAGGACCACCCCCAGGCTGCGCGCACTGCGTGTCGCTTCGCCAACCTCCTTCAAGGGGGCACCGCCAGCGGCCGGCCGAGCCCGCTCCGCGGCGGTCTTGGCACAAGCCTGCTCCGCGGCCTCTCGACCTGGCAACGCGCCTGTCGTTTTACGCGCCGCGGCGGTTCAGAGCAGCGCGGCCATCCGGCGCGCCGCGGCCTGCAGCGCGGACAGCTGCCGCAGCGGGTTGTCCAGCGACAGGCGCGTGCTCGGCGCGTGCACCGCGATCGCGGCGCGGGTGCGGCCGTGGGCGTCGCACACCGGCACCGCGGCGGCGTTCAGGCCGGCAATGAATTCCTCGCGATCGGTCGAATAGCCGCGCTTGGCGATTTGTTCGCATTCGGCGCGAAGCGCCGCGGCCGAGGTGATCGTCGCCGGCGTCATCGCTTCGAATTCAGTCCCGTCGATCAGCGCGTCGCGTTGCGCCGCGGGGAGCGTCGCGAGAAACAGCTTGCCGCTGGCGGTGCAGTGCAGCGGCACATGGGCGCCGACGTCCAGCGTCAGCCGCCACGGCCAGGGCGCCTCGACCCGATCGAGGTAGATCACCTTCGCGCCGTCGAGCGCGGTGAAGTTGCAGGTCTCGCCGACCTGCGCCACCAGTTGCTCGAGCACCGCGTGGCGCAGCCCGCGCAGCACGCCGTTGTTCAGCGTATCGAGCGCCATGCGGCGCAGCGCCGGCCCGACGCTGAACGAGCGCTCGTCGATGTCGCGGACCAGCCAGCCGCCGCTCAGCAACTGTCCGCAGAGCCGATGCGCGGTGGCTTTGGGCAGATCGAGCCGCGCGCCGATTTCGGCCAGCGTCAGCGCGCGGCCTTCCGAAGCGATCAGCGCCAGCAGTGCGAGGCTGCGCTCCGACGACGAGTTCGGGCCCGGCACAACAGATGGATCGGGTTGGTATTTCATAAGGGCTATTGCCTATTATGGAACGTTTAGTTCCGGAATGTCATTTCTTATATTATCGAATCGGAACCAATGATTCCGAAATTTTGCACCACCACAGACCGATAGAGAAGCCCATGTCGCAGGAATTCGATTACATCGTCGTCGGTGCCGGATCGGCCGGCTGCGTGCTGGCGGCGCGGCTCAGCGAAGACCCGGCGACCCGGGTGTTGCTGCTCGAAGCCGGCCCGCCCGACAGCTCGTTCTGGATCCACCTGCCGATCGGCTACGGCAAGACGATGTGGGACAAGCGCCTGAATTGGTGCTTCGAAACCGATCCGGACCCGAACATGAACGGCCGGCGCATCTATTGGCCGCGCGGCAAGACGCTGGGCGGGTCGAGCTCGATCAACGGCCTGATCTACATCCGCGGCCAGCGCGAGGACTACGACCACTGGGCAGCGCTCGGCAACGAGGGCTGGGGCTACGACGATCTGCTGCCGTACTTCATCAAATCCGAAGGCAACCAGCGCGGCGCAAGCGTTTTTCACGGCGGCAGCGGCCCGCTGCGCGTGTCCGACATCGGCGCGAAGAACGAACTGATCGAAGCCTTCATTGCCGGAGCCGGCGAGCAGGGCGTGCCGCGCACCGACGACTTCAACGGCGCGCGCCAGGAGGGCGCCGGCTACTACCAGCTGACCACCTGGGGCGGTTGGCGCTGCAGCACCGCCAAGGCCTATCTGAAGCCGGCGCGCGGCCGCGCCAATCTGGCGGTGCAGACCGACGCGCAGGCTGCCGGGCTCGTCATCGAGAACGGCCGCGCAGTCGGCGTACGCTTTCGCCAGGGCGGCGCAATGAAGACCGCGCGCTGCCGCGCCGAGGTGCTGCTCGCGGCCGGCGCGATCCAGTCGCCGCAGCTGCTGCAGCTGTCGGGCATCGGTCCGGCGGCGCTGCTGGGCCAGCATGGCATCCCGGTCGCACGCGACCTGCCGGGCGTCGGCGAGAACCTGCAGGACCATCTGCAGATCCGGCTGATCTTCGAGTGCAGCAAGCCGATCACGACCAACGACCAGCTGAACTCCTGGTTCGGCCAGGCCAAGCTCGGGCTGCAATGGGCGATCTCGCGCAGCGGGCCGCTGGCGGTCGGCATCAACCAGGGCGGCTGCTTCATGCGTGTGCTGCAGGATGAGGGCCCCGAGGCGTCGCCTTCGGCGTCGCCGCCCCCCATGGGGGTGGGATCGACCGGCGAAGCCGGATCGACCCAGAGCCAGCGCCCCGACATCCAGTTCCACGTCGCGACGCTGTCGGCCGACATGGCCGGCGGCAAGGTTCATCCGTTCTCGGGCTTCACGTTCTCGGTGTGCCAGCTGCGGCCGGAGTCGCGCGGGCATATCCGCATCCGCTCGACCGATCCGTTCGAGCCACCCGAGATGCAACCCAATTACCTGGCCACCGATCTCGACCGCCGCACCGCGGTGGCCGGCGTCAAGGCGGCGCGCGCGATCGCCGCCGCACCTTCGATGCGCGGCCTCGTCCGGCGCGAGGTCAAGCCCGGCCCCGAGGCAGGCGACGACGCGGCGCTGCTCGAGTTCTGCCGCAACAACGGCGCGACGATCTTCCACCCGACCGGCACCTGCAAGATGGGCAGCGACCCGATGGCGGTGGTCGACGCGCGGCTGCGCGTGCATGGCGTCGGTGGTTTGCGCGTCATCGACGGCTCGGTGATGCCGACCCTGGTGTCCGGCAACACCAACGGTCCGATCGTGGCGATGGCCGAGAAAGCCGTCGACATGATCCGCGAGGACGCGCGCAGGCACTGAGCGCGCCGCACACTCGCGGGGGCATCGGCCGTTCGCTCAGAGTGAGTCGCTCTCGACGCCAGGGCGGGATGGATGCCTCGGAGCGCCGGCCCCGACGTTGCGCGGCCCCATCAGCCCGCGTCCAGCAGCTTGAGCCGCTGCACCTTGCCGGACGGACCGCGCGGCAGCTCCATGACGAAGCGGAACGTCTTCGGCGTCTTGTAGCGGCCGAGCTGTTCGATGCAGAAATCCGTCAACTCGCCGGCGCTGCACGCGGCGCCGCCCCGCAGCACGACGCAGGCGAGGATCTCCTGCCCGTAATGGCGGTCCGGCATGCCGACCGCCGCGGCCTCGAGCACCGCCGGGTGCCGCAGCAGCGCCTCGTCGATCTCGCGCGGCGCGATGTTCTCGCCGCCCTTGATGATCAGCTCCTTGATGCGGCCGGTGACGAAGAAGTAGCCGTCCGCGTCCTGGTGCCCGAGGTCGCCGGTGCGCAGCCAGCCGTCCGGCGTGAACGCGGCCTTCGTCGCCGTGTCGTTCTTGTAGTAACCGCGCATCACGTTCGGGCCGCGGATCACGATCTCGCCGCTTTCACCTGCGGCCAGCGGCTTCAGCTGTGCATCGACCACGCGCGCCTCGCAGCCGCTGGCAAGGCCGACCGAACCGAGCCGGCGCCGCTCGCCCGACAGCGGATTCGAGAACGACGGCGCGGCGGTCTCGGTCAGTCCCATCGTCTCGATCACGCCAATGCCGAAGCGCTGCTCGAACGCGCGGAGTAGATCCGGCGGGAGCGCTGCCGACGCGGAGCGGCAAAAGCGCAGCGCGGCAAACTCGGTGCGGGCCGGCGCCTCGCCGTCGAGCAGGTACGAGATGATGGTCGGCACCACGTTCAGCCATGTGCAGCGGCGCCCTATCGCCTGCGCCCAGAACCGCCCGGCGGAGAACTTCGGTGCGACCGCCAGGCTGCCGCCTTCGACCAGCGGAGCGAGCATCGCGACCACGAACGCGTTGATGTGGTAGAGCGGCAGCACCGCGAGCACACGGTCGTTCGCGCCCAGCTCGTGCGCCTCCGAGATCGCGCGGGCATTCGCGACCAGATTCGACTGGGTCAGCATCACGCCCTTCGGAACACCGGTGGTGCCCGAGGTGTACATCAGCAGAGCGACCGCGTCGGCGTCCGGGCCTTCCATGCCGTCGTGCCGCGCATCGGCTGCGGGCTTGTCCGTTGCGGACTCGCCCGGCAGCACCGTGCCGGCGGGGTCGGCGACCAGCAGCGCGATCGGCCGATCGAGCGTGGCGATCAATGCGCGTACCTTCTGTTCCCATTCGGGCGCGACGACGGCCAGCCTGCAGTCCGAATGATCGAGCACATAGCGCATCTGCTCTGGTTGCGACAGCAGGTTGACCGGGTTCACGATATAGCCGCCCCACAGAGCGCCCAGCAGGATCCGCAGGGTGTTCAGGCCGTTCGGCATCACGACCGAGACCGTATCGCCGGGGCCGAGGCCCTGCGCGCGCAGCAGCGCGGTCACCTGCCTGCACGATGCGGCGAGGTCGCGGTGGTACAGCACGCCTTCGTCGTCGGCCGCGAGCGCGTACGGTGCTCCAAGCTGCGCCGCGCCGCTTCGTTCGATCAGCGCGCGCACGGTCGTTGCACCGGGATTCATGATTTCCCCGCCGCCTGGAAATACGCGCCGAAGATGTCCTGCTCGCTCGGGATCCGCTCCGCGATGCGGCGCGCGATCCGCGTGATGTTCAGGTAGTGCCGGTAGTTCATGTTGTCCGAGAAGTTGTTCTTGCCCCAGGTGCCGCAGCCCATCGACAGCGAAAACGGCAGGCCGTTGTCGAAGCTGCCGCCGGTGGCAACGCAATGCGCCTGATTCACGATCACGCGCGACACCGGCAGCCGCTGCCCGAGCGCGAGCGCACGCGCATCGACGCCGCTGTGCAGCCCGACCGAATGGCCGGCGCCCTGATAACGGTAGATGCGCTCGACCAGTGCCGCCGCCTGCTCGAAGTCGGCCACGTGGTATAGCGCGAGCACCGGGCTCAGCTTCTCGCCCGAAAACGGGTGCTCGGGACCGACGCCGTCTTCTTCCACCATCAGCACCGAGGGGTTGCGCTCGGCGATGCGCCCCCAGTCGCGCGCCGCGCCGGGGTCGGCCTCGGCGGCGCGTTCGGCGATCGCGCGCGCCGATTGCCCGATCACCGCCTGCGACAACTTGCCGTCTGGCCACATCAGTCGTTCCAGCAGCGCCTTCTGCGCCACGCTCAGCAGCACCACGCCGCGCGATTGCAGCTCAGCCAGCAGTGGCGCGCGCACGGCGTCGATCACGATCACGCTGTTCTCCGACGAGCAGCTGGTCGCGTTGTCGAAGGTCTTGGAGCGCACGATTCCGTCTGCGGCGGCAACGATGTCGGCGCTCTCGTCGACGATGCTCGCGACATTGCCGGCGCCGACGCCGAACGCGGGCGTGCCGCTCGCGTACGCGGCACGCACGTTCGCCTGCGAACCGGTGGCGACCACCAGGTCGCAACGCTGCATCAGCTCCGCGGTTGCCTGTTTGTTCACCGGCGCCGCCAGCACCTGCACCAGGTCGCGTGGCGCGCCGATGCGGCCCAGTTCGGCATGGATGAAGTCGACCAGCCTGACGCAGGTCGACCAGCCTTTCGGCGACGGCGCGACGATCACCGCGTTGCGCCCTTTCAGCGCGTTGATGATCTTGTTCGCCGGCGTCGCGGCCGGATTGGTCGACGGGGTGATCGCGCACACCACGCCGACCGGCCGCGCGATCTCGATCAGCCCCTGCTGCGGATCCTCGGCAATCACGCCGACCGACTTCGCGTGCTGCAGGTCGCGCAGCAGACCGAGTGTCTTGCGATGGTTTTTCGCAATCTTGTCGGCGACATTGCCGATGCCGGTCGCGGCGACCGCGAGCTCGGACAGCTCCCGGTTGCGCTCGGGCTGCATGATGGCCCAGCCGGCCGCCAGCACCGCGAGGTCGACCTGCTGCTGTGTCCAGGTCTCGAACTGGCGCTGCGCGACGCGCGCGCGGCGCACCTGCTCGGCGATCGGGCTCGAAGCGCCAAGGTTGGATTCGTCGTTTGTCATGGTGATCCGAGAAGAGGGTAGGGAGACGAGCGCGTCAGCGATGGCTTGGCCCCGGCATTCCGGGCACCAACGCCGCCGGCGTCGGTGCGTCGTATTCGGACGGGTCGGAGACCTTGCGCGTCGGGTCGATGAACAGCGCGGCGACGATGCCGACCGCGAGCAGCAACGCCGACGCGGCAAACGGCAGCGAATAGCTGCCGGTGACCTGGATCAGAAAGCCGAACACGATCGGCGAGATCATGCCGGCAACGCCGAAGCCGGTGTTCATGATGCCGCCCGCGGTGCCTGCGTAGCCGCCGGCGATGTCCAGCGGCAGCGTCCACAGCACCGCGTTCGTCAGTTCGAGAAAGAAGAACGACGCCGACAGCAGCGCGACTGCGAGCATCGGGTCATGCGTGCCGACCACCGGCAGGATGAAGATCAGCGCGCCGCCGAGGCCGATCACCAGCATCATGCGGCGCGCGATCTTCACGTTGCCGGTGCGGCGGTACACCGTGTCCGACACCACGCCGCCCAGCGTGTCGCCGACCACGCCGGCCAGCAGCGGCAGCGCGGTGAAGAGGGCCAGCTGCTTCAGGTCGAATCCGCGTGCGTCCTTCAGGTACGACGGCAGCCAAGTCAGGAACACCCACAGCGACCAGCCGTAGCAGAAGTCGACGAAGGTGACGAGCCACATCTTGCGCAGCAGTTCGGCCCACGGCGTCTTGCCGCGGTGCTTTTGCTTGCGCGCGGCGCCGGCGCCGATTTCCTTCAGCTCCCGAGGCGTCATCCACTTGTGCTCGTTCGGCGTGTTGCGGAAGAACCAGAGGTACAGCGCGGTCCACAGCAGGCTCACGACGCCGAGCGCGATGAACGATTCGCGCCAGCCGTACAACGCGACGATGCCGATCACGATCGGCGGCGTGACGGCGCCGCCGAGCCGGGCGAAGCTGTGCGTGATGCCCTGTGCGAACCCACGCTCGGTGGCCGGCATCCAGAACGTGAACGCGCGCGTCGCGGTCGGGAACGCGCCGCCTTCGCCCACGCCCAGAATGAAGCGAAACACCATCAGCGAGGTCACCCCCCAGGCGAACCCGCACAGGATCGTGGCCGCGGCCCAGATCAGGCTCAGCACGGTCAGCACCGCCCGCGGGCCGAAGCGGTCGGCGCACCAGCCGCCGATGATCTGCATCGCCGCATAGGGGTAGGCAAACGCAGAGAACACCAGGCCGAGTTCGGTCGGAGTCAGGCCGAATTCCTTGCGGATGAACGGCGCGGCCACCGCGATGTTGACGCGATCGATGTAGGCGATGAAATAGAGCAGGCACATGACCCCGAGGATCAGGTGGCGGACCTTGAACTTGCTGCGCATGTTGTCTCCTGTAAAGTAGGTCAGCGGCTAAAGTTCTAAATAATAGAATACAATATCAAAATATAGAACCAAGCTTAGTTCAACAGTCGTCATGTGACAAGAGGAGATTCACCATCCCCGATTTGGCCGGTGGGCGTGACGCGCGGCCGACCGTGCCGGGCCTTCGGTCCGGCACGCGTTTCGGTGCGAGCGGTCAGCCGGGCGCCTGCTGCGTGGCGTCGGCGGCGCGGTAGCCCAGCAGTTCGCTGGCGCCGCGCGCGCATTCGAGCAACTGCTCGGAAAGCGCTCGCGCCTGGGCCCGGCCAAAGCGGATCGACGGCACGGACATGCCGACCGCGGCGACCGGCGTTGCGCGCGCGTCGAAGATCGGCGCCCCCAGCCCGCAGACGCCGAGCCGCCATTCCTCGTGGTTCTCCGCGTAGCCGCGGGTCTGCGTTAACGCGAGCTCCGCATGCAGGGCGTCGAAGTCGGTGATGGTGTTCGGTGTGTGCGCGACCAGAGTGCCCAGCAGCGGACGCAACGCCGCCGGTTCGAGATGCGCCGCCGCGAGCAACGCCTTGCCGGTGGCCGCGCAGTAGGCCGGTGCGCGCCCGCCGATGCGCGAATAGGCGGCCACCGGCAGCGGGCTGTCGAATTTGTCGAGGTAGACGATTTCGGCGCCGTCGCGAACCGCGAGATGGATCGTCTCGCCCGTCGCCTGCGCCAGCCGCGCCAGCGCCGGCCGCACCAGGCGCGGTACGTCGATCGCCGCGCCGATCAGGGTGCCGAGCTCGAACAGCCGCAGGCTGGCCCGGTAGGTGCTGCTCGTCTCGTCGCGCTGCGCCCAGCCGCAGGCGACCAGAGTCTGCAAGGTGCGGTGTGCGTTGCTGCGCCCCAGTCCCAGCGCCTGCGCCACCTCGCTGACCCGGCAGTCGCGCTGCTGGCGCACCAGCCATTCCAGCACGCCGAGGCCTTTCGCCAGCGTTGAATCCATCAGTGGGTTCCTTGACTGCGCCGACGGCCGCGCCGGCTCCGCCGATTATGGAACCGGCCGGCGGCACGCGCAGCTTGACGCCGATCGGCGCATGCCGGATTGTCGGCATAGTCGATCGAGTCCGATCATCGAAAAAAGCGGCGACGAAAACCCAGCATTTATCGTTTGTCGTACGCTACCCTGCGGCCGATACGGCATCCGGCGGCCGAAACGACGAACATCGACCGGGTGCATTCACAGGAGACAGGCGTGACGCAGATCGACTCACGCACATCGGGCGCCGTTCCTTCGGATTTTTCGCGGGCGGATGCGCGCAGCATGCGCATGGCCATCCGTTCCGGCCAATGGCGCAACCACACCAGCGGCCTGGCCCCGGCGCATGTGCAGGGCAACGTCGTGATCCTGCCGCAGGCGCTGGCGTCGGACTTCCTGCGCTTTTGCCAGCGCAACCCCAAGCCCTGTCCGCTGCTGGCGGTGTCCGAGCCGGGCGACGCTACGCTGCCGACGCTGGGAGAGGACATCGACATTCGCAGCGACGTTCCGCGCTACCGCGTCTGGCGGCGCGGCGAGTTGATCGAGGAACCGAACGATATCGCCGCGCTGTGGCAGGGCGACCTGGTGACGTTCGTGCTCGGCTGCTCGTTCTCGTTCGAGCATGCGCTGATCGACGCCGGGATCGAGCTGCGCCATGTCCGCGAGGGCAGGAACGTCGCGATGTACCGCACCAACATCGCGACCGCGCCGGCCGGGCCGTTCCGCGGACCGCTGGTGGTTTCGATGCGGCCGATGAAGGCGGCGGACGCGATCCGCGCGGTGCAGATCACCGCGCGCGTGCCGGCGGTGCACGGCGCGCCGATCCATCTCGGCGATCCGTCGCTGATCGGCATCGCCGACATCGCCCACCCCGATTTCGGTGACCCGGTCGCGGTCGAGCCGGACGAGCTGCCGGTGTTCTGGGCCTGCGGGGTCACGCCGCAGGCGGCGGTGATGGAGGCTCGGCCGACGTTTTGCATCACCCATGCGCCGGGCTACATGCTGATCACCGATCGGCTGAACCGCGATCTGCCGTTCGCCTAAGCCGGTGTCGCATGCATCTTGCAATGCAACACGGGCCGTCGCCGCGATGAATCCCGTTTCTTCCTCCGAGCCACGCCCCGTACGCTTGCTGCCGCTGGGCGACGCCGCGCTGACCGTGGAGTTTGACAGCGTGGTCGACCCCGAGGTTCATGCGCGCGTGATGGGTTTCGC
This genomic interval from Burkholderiaceae bacterium contains the following:
- a CDS encoding Transcriptional regulator, IclR family — translated: MDSTLAKGLGVLEWLVRQQRDCRVSEVAQALGLGRSNAHRTLQTLVACGWAQRDETSSTYRASLRLFELGTLIGAAIDVPRLVRPALARLAQATGETIHLAVRDGAEIVYLDKFDSPLPVAAYSRIGGRAPAYCAATGKALLAAAHLEPAALRPLLGTLVAHTPNTITDFDALHAELALTQTRGYAENHEEWRLGVCGLGAPIFDARATPVAAVGMSVPSIRFGRAQARALSEQLLECARGASELLGYRAADATQQAPG
- a CDS encoding Succinate-semialdehyde dehydrogenase [NAD(P)+], translated to MTNDESNLGASSPIAEQVRRARVAQRQFETWTQQQVDLAVLAAGWAIMQPERNRELSELAVAATGIGNVADKIAKNHRKTLGLLRDLQHAKSVGVIAEDPQQGLIEIARPVGVVCAITPSTNPAATPANKIINALKGRNAVIVAPSPKGWSTCVRLVDFIHAELGRIGAPRDLVQVLAAPVNKQATAELMQRCDLVVATGSQANVRAAYASGTPAFGVGAGNVASIVDESADIVAAADGIVRSKTFDNATSCSSENSVIVIDAVRAPLLAELQSRGVVLLSVAQKALLERLMWPDGKLSQAVIGQSARAIAERAAEADPGAARDWGRIAERNPSVLMVEEDGVGPEHPFSGEKLSPVLALYHVADFEQAAALVERIYRYQGAGHSVGLHSGVDARALALGQRLPVSRVIVNQAHCVATGGSFDNGLPFSLSMGCGTWGKNNFSDNMNYRHYLNITRIARRIAERIPSEQDIFGAYFQAAGKS
- a CDS encoding UPF0317 protein YcsI, translated to MRMAIRSGQWRNHTSGLAPAHVQGNVVILPQALASDFLRFCQRNPKPCPLLAVSEPGDATLPTLGEDIDIRSDVPRYRVWRRGELIEEPNDIAALWQGDLVTFVLGCSFSFEHALIDAGIELRHVREGRNVAMYRTNIATAPAGPFRGPLVVSMRPMKAADAIRAVQITARVPAVHGAPIHLGDPSLIGIADIAHPDFGDPVAVEPDELPVFWACGVTPQAAVMEARPTFCITHAPGYMLITDRLNRDLPFA
- a CDS encoding Long-chain-fatty-acid--CoA ligase — translated: MNPGATTVRALIERSGAAQLGAPYALAADDEGVLYHRDLAASCRQVTALLRAQGLGPGDTVSVVMPNGLNTLRILLGALWGGYIVNPVNLLSQPEQMRYVLDHSDCRLAVVAPEWEQKVRALIATLDRPIALLVADPAGTVLPGESATDKPAADARHDGMEGPDADAVALLMYTSGTTGVPKGVMLTQSNLVANARAISEAHELGANDRVLAVLPLYHINAFVVAMLAPLVEGGSLAVAPKFSAGRFWAQAIGRRCTWLNVVPTIISYLLDGEAPARTEFAALRFCRSASAALPPDLLRAFEQRFGIGVIETMGLTETAAPSFSNPLSGERRRLGSVGLASGCEARVVDAQLKPLAAGESGEIVIRGPNVMRGYYKNDTATKAAFTPDGWLRTGDLGHQDADGYFFVTGRIKELIIKGGENIAPREIDEALLRHPAVLEAAAVGMPDRHYGQEILACVVLRGGAACSAGELTDFCIEQLGRYKTPKTFRFVMELPRGPSGKVQRLKLLDAG
- a CDS encoding putative MFS-type transporter, producing MRSKFKVRHLILGVMCLLYFIAYIDRVNIAVAAPFIRKEFGLTPTELGLVFSAFAYPYAAMQIIGGWCADRFGPRAVLTVLSLIWAAATILCGFAWGVTSLMVFRFILGVGEGGAFPTATRAFTFWMPATERGFAQGITHSFARLGGAVTPPIVIGIVALYGWRESFIALGVVSLLWTALYLWFFRNTPNEHKWMTPRELKEIGAGAARKQKHRGKTPWAELLRKMWLVTFVDFCYGWSLWVFLTWLPSYLKDARGFDLKQLALFTALPLLAGVVGDTLGGVVSDTVYRRTGNVKIARRMMLVIGLGGALIFILPVVGTHDPMLAVALLSASFFFLELTNAVLWTLPLDIAGGYAGTAGGIMNTGFGVAGMISPIVFGFLIQVTGSYSLPFAASALLLAVGIVAALFIDPTRKVSDPSEYDAPTPAALVPGMPGPSHR